The Streptomyces sp. M92 nucleotide sequence AGTGGCAGGGGCCGCCGTCGGGGTTGACGGTGAGGTGGCCGACCTCCAGGGCGAGGCCGGAACTGCCGCTGTGCAGGCGGCCGTCGAGGACGAGGGCGCCGCCGACGCCGCGGTGGCCGGTGGCCACGCACAGCAGGTCGCGGGCGCCGCGTCCGGCGCCGTGCCGGTACTCGGCGAGCGCGGCGAGGTTGACGTCGTTGGCGGCGAAGGCGGGGCCGTCGAGGCCGGCCGCGCGCACCTGTTCGGCGAAGATCCGCCGCACGGGGGCGCCCGCGGGCCAGGCGAGGTGGAGCGGGTTGAGGGCCAGGCCTTCGGGCTCCGCCACGGCGGACGGCACGGCGAGTCCCGCGCCGACGCAGCGCCGGCCGGTCTCCCGCAGGAGTGCCGCGCCCGCCTCGACGACGGAGCCGAGCACCTTCGCCGGGTCGGCGTCCACGACCTCGCAGCCGGGGGCGGTGGCGACGATGCGGCCGCCGAGGCCGACCAGGGCCGCGCGGAACCCGTCGGCGTGGACCTGCGCGGCGAGGGCGACCGGCCCGTCCTCGGCGACCGCGAGACGGTGCGAGGGCCGCCCCTGGGAACCGGCGGCCGCGCCGGGCCGGGCGTCGACCCGGATCAGGCCGAGCGCCTCCAGTTCGGCGGCGACCGCGCCGGCGGTGGCCCGGGTCACGCCGAGTTCCGCGGTGAGGACGGCCCGGGTGGGGGCGCGTCCGGTGTGCACGAGCTCCAACGCGGGTCCGAGCGCACCGCGCCCCCGGTCCAGCCGCGTCCTCGAGGTGGTCCCTTCCCCCGCCGCCCGGGGGTCCGCCTTGCCGCTCATGAGGGGGAGTCTCCCATGATCCGCGGGTGCGGTGGTCCTAAAGCCCGTGGTCCTGGAGCCCGCTGACCCGGAGCGTGATGTTCAGCCGCCCGGTGAGCCCCAACTCGGGCGGTGCGGTGCCCGGGTGCACGCGCGGCACCCCGTGGTACGCGAGCCGGGAGGGCCCGCCGAAGACGAAGAGGTCGCCGCTGCGCAGCTCGACGTCGGTCCAGGGACGGTTCCGGGTCCCGGGGTTGCCGAAGCGGAAGACGCAGGTGTCGCCGAGGCTCAGGGAGACCACGGGCGCGCCGGACTTCTCGTCGGCGTCCCGGTGCATGCCCATCCGGGCGTCGGCGTCGTAGAAGTTGATCAACGCGATGTCGTAGGGCGGGTCCGCCGCCGCGTCGGCGCCCAGCGCATCGATGTCCAGCGCCTCGGTGACCGCCCGGCGGGCGAGTTCGCCGAGCCGGGCGGGGAAGGGCTTCACGGGCGCGCCGTCGCCGTCGACGACGGTGCGGGCGTACGCGTACGGGTGCCAGTGCCATCCGAGGCAGACCTGCTTCGCGGTCATGGTTCCGCCGCCGGGTGTGCGGACCGTGCGCAGCCCGGCCGGCGGGCGGGCCCACTCGCGGCACGCGGA carries:
- a CDS encoding alpha-ketoglutarate-dependent dioxygenase AlkB family protein, yielding MEAELFPRARAEIAPGAVHVPDWLEPALQRELLSACREWARPPAGLRTVRTPGGGTMTAKQVCLGWHWHPYAYARTVVDGDGAPVKPFPARLGELARRAVTEALDIDALGADAAADPPYDIALINFYDADARMGMHRDADEKSGAPVVSLSLGDTCVFRFGNPGTRNRPWTDVELRSGDLFVFGGPSRLAYHGVPRVHPGTAPPELGLTGRLNITLRVSGLQDHGL
- a CDS encoding ROK family protein, translating into MSGKADPRAAGEGTTSRTRLDRGRGALGPALELVHTGRAPTRAVLTAELGVTRATAGAVAAELEALGLIRVDARPGAAAGSQGRPSHRLAVAEDGPVALAAQVHADGFRAALVGLGGRIVATAPGCEVVDADPAKVLGSVVEAGAALLRETGRRCVGAGLAVPSAVAEPEGLALNPLHLAWPAGAPVRRIFAEQVRAAGLDGPAFAANDVNLAALAEYRHGAGRGARDLLCVATGHRGVGGALVLDGRLHSGSSGLALEVGHLTVNPDGGPCHCGSRGCLDVETDPLAFLTAAGREPGPEVSLLQQSYDLIRGHYADPAVRTATETLIDRLGLGLAGLVNILNPDRIVLGGLHRALLDADPERLRAVVADRSLWGQSGGVPILPCGLDHNSLVGAAELAWQPVLDDPLGALA